Below is a genomic region from Pseudomonas sp. JQ170C.
CATCGCCTGCTGCAAATGGCGTATGGCGCCGCGCATCACATCCGGGGTACGCATGCGCTCGACCCAGGAGCTGAACTCCAGGCGCAAGCGCTGGCGCGTGTGACTGCGGGTGTACAAGCCAGCCTCGCTGACCTGTTGCAACCACTGGGCTGCCGAATAATCGCGCACATGGCTGGTGTCGCGCATCACTTCGACACTCTGTAGATAGGTGTCGAGCAACGGACTGCCCGGCGACATCACATCGATGAACGCCGCCACCCCGCCCGGCTTGAGCACCCGTCGCACTTCGCGCAGGGCCAGGCCCAAGTCGCTCCAGTGGTGTGCCGAGTAACGGCTCAAGACATAGTCAAAGCTTGCATCGGCGAACGGCAGGCGCTCTGCAGCACCGCACTCGGTGACGATATTGGCCAGGTTTCGCTCGGCAGCCGTGGTCGCTACCACGTCGAGCATCTGTTGCGACAAATCGTAGGCCACCACCTCACGCACCAGCGGCGCCACGTGGAAACTGACATGCCCGGCGCCGCAGCCCAGGTCCAGCACACGCGCCTGCTCCTGCCCGGCAAGCTCGGCCTGCAACAGGGCGAACTCGCTGCCCTGGGCGTGTACGGCACTGCTCAGGTAGGCGCTGGCTTGCTCGCCGAACTGGCGCTGGACGACATCCGTATGGGTGGTGCTGGTCAT
It encodes:
- a CDS encoding class I SAM-dependent methyltransferase produces the protein MTSTTHTDVVQRQFGEQASAYLSSAVHAQGSEFALLQAELAGQEQARVLDLGCGAGHVSFHVAPLVREVVAYDLSQQMLDVVATTAAERNLANIVTECGAAERLPFADASFDYVLSRYSAHHWSDLGLALREVRRVLKPGGVAAFIDVMSPGSPLLDTYLQSVEVMRDTSHVRDYSAAQWLQQVSEAGLYTRSHTRQRLRLEFSSWVERMRTPDVMRGAIRHLQQAMGEEVRQYYQIEADGSFSTDVLVLWAEC